One window of Nostoc sp. C052 genomic DNA carries:
- a CDS encoding type II CAAX prenyl endopeptidase Rce1 family protein produces the protein MIFRGLSRKAKLLFTKLLPLAFIAAIVIWQLSSKQPQLVQQESNYAIHIRQNFNQSAFYPIPQIPSANLYKPIGDWVGRLILPTKQQLQDGLDWVWMEVQYAPPTAQNLLGKIVRLEWKKNKDLLALERAVTRDINFTSEVIKSQKQGNIHPFRLNGVRQVGILRSLAGANPVDNTIVALDAGTIIDASQEKSILQIEREPILAIGRFYGLVKIIKPIKSSFKTILIPKQKQYSDYFLVEHYNHNSNKFDGLQDTIHIPQQVIDKRNFAPSSSQQIEQSPAGEAGWYIYGAADAKGVFTVTALAPRSLFQIQPLQIITGEKLGLNYIQEVNWRNTEKNKGKFNTVLLKPVETQNSLNQSVSKWQEGNKAIVLHLFGGIGGRKAEPVGVPYTITGHFAFGIAEVVRDEFTNELRFETKYHQIYAHNPDGIIAGTHTWADYMGNLQRGWLATRPVSDILIKFDPVTQDYDFDGIKLSPLEEFQQQLQVTMARYRVGDGTGGAMVSPATSCVQDASQALYAAILAIKNQVATTPQIQTWIRANPNHPQTLRFQQLVELGKSLEQQLAPLGIVRADWQSLASILAGTGIGKTTQPFEDRSIWAGLTTWRTIMPKQAHDDLATIFLKHGAIMQVLRTNQVGGWQPNITPIAPTILLGQIKIPFTDISPLSIILNRVLASLAVPTLQDWLVIVVMLIIYSIIALPYGWKFGFLHIQIWSASWIDKCLLILRCLFLPAIVEELFFRVFLLPHPSEITNWFRWSLWVIVSLLLFILYHPLNAKTFFKAGIPTFYDPVFLVLATFLGIICTAAYILTGSLFVIVLIHWVVVVVWLIVFGGIRKLDKNQKIHNTKV, from the coding sequence ATGATTTTTCGTGGATTGAGTCGAAAAGCAAAGCTACTATTTACAAAATTATTACCGCTAGCGTTCATCGCAGCAATTGTGATATGGCAACTTTCCTCAAAACAACCCCAGTTAGTACAGCAAGAAAGCAATTACGCGATTCATATTCGACAAAATTTTAATCAATCTGCTTTTTATCCCATTCCCCAAATTCCATCTGCAAATCTCTATAAACCTATTGGCGATTGGGTAGGAAGGTTAATTTTACCAACCAAACAGCAATTACAAGATGGTTTAGATTGGGTATGGATGGAAGTGCAATATGCACCACCTACAGCACAAAATTTGTTAGGTAAAATTGTACGTTTGGAGTGGAAAAAGAATAAAGATTTACTTGCTTTGGAACGAGCGGTAACGCGAGATATAAATTTCACTTCAGAAGTGATTAAAAGTCAAAAACAAGGAAACATTCATCCTTTTCGACTAAATGGAGTTCGTCAGGTAGGCATTTTACGCTCTTTGGCTGGTGCAAATCCTGTTGATAATACGATTGTTGCTTTAGATGCAGGTACAATCATTGATGCAAGTCAAGAAAAATCTATTTTACAAATTGAACGCGAACCTATTTTAGCAATTGGTAGATTTTATGGGCTGGTAAAAATAATTAAACCGATTAAATCTAGCTTTAAAACTATTTTAATTCCTAAACAAAAGCAGTATAGTGATTATTTTTTGGTAGAGCATTATAACCATAATTCAAATAAGTTTGATGGTCTTCAAGACACTATTCATATTCCCCAACAAGTAATAGATAAGCGAAATTTTGCTCCTTCAAGTTCGCAGCAAATCGAACAATCACCTGCGGGTGAGGCTGGATGGTATATTTATGGCGCTGCCGATGCAAAGGGCGTATTTACAGTAACTGCCCTTGCACCTCGTTCTCTATTTCAAATTCAACCGCTTCAAATTATTACTGGTGAGAAATTAGGGCTAAATTACATCCAAGAAGTAAATTGGCGAAATACTGAGAAAAATAAAGGTAAATTCAATACCGTATTATTAAAACCTGTAGAAACACAAAATTCACTTAATCAATCTGTTTCAAAATGGCAAGAAGGCAATAAAGCTATTGTCTTACACCTATTTGGTGGAATTGGCGGACGTAAAGCTGAACCAGTCGGAGTCCCTTATACTATCACCGGACATTTTGCTTTTGGAATTGCAGAAGTTGTCCGTGACGAGTTTACTAACGAATTACGCTTCGAGACTAAATATCACCAAATTTATGCCCATAACCCTGATGGAATTATTGCCGGAACGCATACATGGGCAGATTATATGGGTAATTTACAACGTGGTTGGTTGGCAACACGTCCAGTATCAGATATTCTGATCAAATTCGACCCGGTAACGCAAGATTATGATTTTGATGGTATTAAACTATCACCTTTAGAAGAATTCCAGCAACAATTACAAGTAACAATGGCACGTTATCGGGTTGGTGATGGAACTGGTGGCGCAATGGTATCACCTGCTACCTCATGCGTCCAAGACGCAAGCCAAGCACTTTATGCGGCGATACTGGCAATTAAAAACCAAGTTGCTACAACTCCTCAAATTCAAACTTGGATACGCGCTAACCCCAATCACCCACAAACATTACGCTTTCAGCAGCTAGTTGAATTAGGCAAATCTTTAGAACAACAATTAGCACCCTTGGGTATAGTTCGCGCTGATTGGCAAAGCCTTGCAAGTATACTCGCAGGTACGGGCATAGGAAAAACGACGCAACCATTTGAAGATCGGAGTATTTGGGCTGGTTTAACAACATGGCGAACAATAATGCCAAAACAGGCACACGACGATCTCGCCACAATATTTTTAAAACATGGTGCGATTATGCAAGTACTGCGAACTAATCAAGTAGGTGGTTGGCAACCTAATATTACACCCATTGCACCAACAATACTTTTGGGACAAATTAAGATTCCTTTTACCGATATTTCACCACTTTCAATTATTTTAAATCGCGTTTTAGCATCCTTGGCAGTTCCGACACTACAAGATTGGTTAGTTATAGTTGTAATGCTGATAATTTACAGTATTATTGCCCTACCCTATGGTTGGAAATTTGGATTTTTACATATACAAATTTGGTCTGCAAGTTGGATTGATAAATGCTTGCTAATATTGCGTTGTTTATTTTTACCTGCGATTGTTGAAGAACTCTTTTTTCGCGTTTTTTTGCTTCCTCATCCTAGCGAAATCACTAATTGGTTCCGATGGAGTTTGTGGGTAATAGTTAGTTTATTATTATTTATTTTGTATCATCCATTGAATGCTAAAACCTTCTTTAAAGCTGGAATCCCCACCTTTTATGACCCTGTTTTTCTGGTTTTAGCTACATTTTTGGGAATTATATGTACTGCTGCATATATCCTGACAGGATCTTTGTTTGTAATAGTTTTAATTCACTGGGTTGTAGTAGTAGTTTGGTTAATTGTTTTTGGGGGAATCAGAAAATTAGATAAGAATCAAAAAATTCATAACACTAAGGTTTAA
- the metX gene encoding homoserine O-acetyltransferase, whose translation MIYSDFISPQTQFYQLTEPFQLEGGETLTGVQVAYRTWGQLNAQGDNGVLICHALTGSADADDWWESLFGSGKAFNPERDFIVCSNILGSCYGTTGPTTINPITGNPYGVSFPKITIRDIVHLQAVLLEYLGVQSLRFVIGGSLGGMQALEWALLYPQKVKAIAPIAVSGRHSAWCIGLSEAQRQAIYADPNWQGGNYTLDAPPNQGLAVARMMAMSTYRSWDSFTTRFGREYDASEQFAIASYLQHQGQKLTERFDANTYITLTNVMDRHDVARDRTVANLSDYESVLQSIQQPTLVVAIDSDILYPPVEQQELANLIPNAQLAWLKSTHGHDAFLIDMVALNEAIVSFRQSLELSAS comes from the coding sequence ATGATCTACTCAGACTTCATCTCACCGCAAACCCAGTTTTACCAGTTGACGGAGCCATTTCAACTAGAAGGGGGCGAAACATTAACTGGGGTTCAGGTTGCTTATCGCACCTGGGGACAGTTAAATGCTCAAGGTGATAATGGAGTACTGATTTGTCATGCTTTAACTGGTTCGGCTGACGCTGATGATTGGTGGGAATCTTTGTTTGGTTCCGGGAAGGCTTTTAATCCAGAACGCGATTTTATTGTGTGCAGCAATATCTTAGGAAGCTGTTACGGTACAACTGGGCCAACTACTATCAACCCCATAACCGGAAACCCTTATGGTGTATCCTTCCCTAAGATTACAATCCGAGATATAGTTCACCTGCAAGCTGTACTACTAGAATACTTGGGTGTTCAATCTCTGCGGTTTGTAATTGGCGGTTCGCTCGGTGGAATGCAAGCATTAGAGTGGGCATTATTATATCCCCAAAAGGTTAAAGCGATCGCACCTATTGCTGTTTCTGGCAGGCATTCAGCTTGGTGTATTGGATTAAGTGAAGCCCAAAGACAGGCAATTTATGCCGATCCAAACTGGCAAGGAGGGAACTATACCCTGGATGCGCCCCCAAATCAGGGGTTAGCAGTGGCGCGGATGATGGCGATGTCTACTTACCGTTCTTGGGATAGTTTTACAACCCGCTTTGGACGAGAGTATGATGCATCTGAGCAGTTTGCTATAGCTAGTTATTTACAGCATCAAGGTCAAAAGCTCACAGAACGATTTGATGCTAATACTTACATTACCCTCACCAACGTAATGGATCGCCATGATGTTGCACGCGATCGCACAGTTGCTAATTTATCAGATTATGAATCTGTCCTGCAAAGCATCCAGCAACCGACTTTAGTTGTCGCCATTGATTCTGACATCCTCTATCCTCCAGTGGAACAACAAGAATTGGCAAATTTAATCCCTAATGCTCAACTGGCGTGGCTGAAGTCAACCCACGGGCATGATGCATTTTTAATTGATATGGTAGCGTTGAATGAAGCGATCGTCTCTTTTCGACAAAGTTTAGAGTTATCAGCCTCTTAA
- a CDS encoding photosystem I reaction center subunit VIII: protein MVDITQLTGDYAASWLPWIMIPLIFYILPFPVFALVFIWIQKEDSQEEV from the coding sequence ATGGTAGATATAACACAACTAACAGGTGATTATGCCGCTTCATGGCTACCCTGGATCATGATTCCCTTAATATTTTATATCTTGCCTTTTCCAGTATTTGCTTTAGTATTTATCTGGATTCAAAAAGAAGATTCTCAAGAAGAAGTATGA
- a CDS encoding DUF2157 domain-containing protein, translated as MFLDSFQEKLRKQAQLWRDEGLISSSQYEQIAERYQFKNLEAAARDRNKAIAIAIGSILLCLGIITFVSGNWQGGSREVKFILMMSLFFAIAITGFYSWRPPEGKKPERSKRLLGEGLLILSAFIFGANLLLMAQMFNIIGSASQLFLAWGFGVVVMAFSLSLNSLGILSIILVEIGYWTGLEDLWYASGELTWSRLVVQHLPLLAWLVFVPLAYFCRSRWIFGLAAFVFASSLQANLNPLPLLNYADIAPWVASFAFTLPSALFWSYDDLLFPTINYRLFQSLARNLALVSFGIVFYVLSFRWVWESPDYSYNQPTNLTNLFESLPIIDLGILSGLAVLQWLFLLRQRNNPPRREVIFTTAVISTFLVFIAIVPFWHQTISRIDELGIFIFNVLLATLAWGLIQEGLKLSNRSSFWGGMLLVTLQIISRVQEYDTDLLFKSLVYVLCGSALISAGLWFERRLPGGSSTSKK; from the coding sequence ATGTTCTTAGATAGTTTTCAGGAAAAATTACGCAAACAAGCACAACTATGGAGGGATGAAGGATTAATTAGTTCTTCGCAATATGAACAGATAGCAGAACGTTATCAATTTAAAAACCTGGAAGCTGCTGCACGCGATCGCAACAAAGCGATCGCAATTGCTATCGGCAGCATACTATTATGCTTAGGCATAATTACCTTTGTATCAGGAAACTGGCAGGGAGGATCGCGAGAAGTCAAATTTATTCTAATGATGAGTTTGTTTTTTGCGATCGCAATTACTGGATTTTACAGTTGGAGACCACCTGAAGGGAAGAAACCAGAGCGAAGTAAACGCCTACTGGGAGAAGGGTTGCTAATTTTAAGCGCCTTCATCTTCGGTGCAAATTTACTGCTGATGGCCCAGATGTTCAATATCATCGGTTCAGCTTCCCAACTGTTTCTCGCTTGGGGATTCGGTGTTGTAGTCATGGCCTTCAGTTTGTCCTTAAATTCTTTAGGAATTCTGTCAATTATCCTTGTGGAAATTGGCTACTGGACTGGACTAGAAGACTTATGGTACGCTTCAGGTGAGTTAACTTGGTCGCGGCTAGTAGTACAGCATCTACCTTTGTTGGCATGGCTAGTATTTGTACCCTTAGCCTACTTCTGTCGATCGCGTTGGATTTTTGGTCTAGCAGCCTTTGTCTTTGCTAGTTCCTTACAAGCTAACCTTAATCCTCTGCCACTGCTAAATTATGCTGATATAGCCCCTTGGGTGGCATCTTTTGCTTTTACACTGCCATCTGCATTATTCTGGAGTTATGATGATTTACTGTTTCCAACCATAAATTATAGATTGTTTCAATCTCTAGCCCGTAATTTAGCGTTGGTAAGCTTCGGCATCGTCTTTTACGTTCTGTCTTTTCGTTGGGTCTGGGAATCTCCTGATTATAGTTATAATCAGCCAACGAATTTGACAAACTTATTTGAGTCTCTGCCGATTATCGATTTGGGGATTCTCAGCGGCTTGGCAGTATTGCAATGGTTGTTTCTACTGCGCCAAAGAAATAACCCTCCGCGCCGCGAAGTGATTTTCACGACTGCTGTCATTAGTACATTTCTTGTCTTTATTGCAATCGTACCTTTTTGGCATCAAACTATCAGCCGGATTGATGAACTTGGCATTTTTATTTTCAATGTACTTCTTGCAACATTAGCCTGGGGACTAATTCAAGAAGGATTGAAATTAAGCAACAGAAGTTCCTTTTGGGGCGGTATGCTGTTAGTAACACTGCAAATTATCAGTCGCGTGCAAGAGTACGACACCGACTTACTTTTTAAGTCGCTAGTCTATGTCCTGTGCGGCTCTGCTTTAATTAGCGCTGGACTCTGGTTTGAACGCCGCCTACCTGGTGGTAGCTCTACAAGTAAAAAGTAG
- the psaB gene encoding photosystem I core protein PsaB, with product MATKFPKFSQGLAQDPTTRRVWYAIATAHDFESQDGMTEENLYQRIFSSHFGHLAIIFLWASGILFHVAWQGNFELWIKDPIHIRPIAHAIWDAQFGPGAIEAYTQAGARNPVDICYSGVYHWWYTIGLRTNNELYVGAIFLVLLAAVFLFAGALHLKPRFRPGLAWFKSAEPRLNHHLAGLFGVSSLAWTGHLIHVAIPESRGIHVGWDNFLSTPPHPSGLTPFFTLNWGAYAQNPDTPAHVFNSTQGAGTAILTFLGGFHPQTQSLWLTDMAHHHLAIAVIFIVAGHMYRTNWGIGHSIKEMMDSKDFYGNKVDGPFNLPHQGLYETVNNSLHFQLSLALACLGVASSFAAQHMYSMPPYAFIAKDFTTMAALYTHHQYIAGFLMVGAFSHAAIFWIKDYDPEQNRGNVLERVLKHKEAIISHLSWVSMFLGFHTLGLYVHNDVEVAFGAADKQILIEPVFAQFIQSANGKLLYGFNTLLSNPHSIASTAWPNHGNVWLPGWLDAINSGTNSLFLTIGPGDFYVHHAIALGLHVTTLILVKGALDARGSKLMPDKKDFGYAFPCDGPGRGGTCDISAWDTSYLAMFWMLNTLGWVTFYWHWKHLCVWQGNVAQFNENSTYLMGWFRDYLWANSAQLINGYNPYGTNNLAVWAWMFLFGHLAWAVSFMFLITWRGYWQELIETLAWAHEQTPLSFGYWRDKPVALSIVQARLVGLTHFTVGYIATYGAFLIASTAGKFG from the coding sequence ATGGCGACTAAATTTCCCAAATTTAGCCAAGGCCTTGCACAAGATCCAACAACGCGACGTGTTTGGTATGCGATCGCTACGGCTCACGATTTTGAAAGTCAAGATGGCATGACGGAAGAAAATCTTTATCAAAGGATTTTTTCTTCTCACTTCGGTCATCTGGCAATTATCTTTCTGTGGGCGTCGGGGATTTTGTTTCACGTTGCTTGGCAAGGTAATTTTGAACTATGGATTAAAGACCCCATACATATCCGTCCCATTGCCCACGCAATTTGGGATGCTCAATTTGGCCCAGGGGCAATTGAAGCTTACACCCAAGCGGGAGCGCGTAACCCGGTAGATATTTGCTACTCCGGTGTTTATCACTGGTGGTACACCATCGGGTTACGGACGAATAATGAACTGTATGTTGGGGCGATTTTCCTAGTTTTGCTGGCGGCTGTATTTTTGTTTGCAGGCGCATTGCATTTAAAGCCTAGATTCCGTCCTGGCTTGGCTTGGTTCAAGAGTGCAGAACCTCGCCTCAACCACCACTTAGCGGGTTTGTTTGGTGTCAGTTCCTTGGCTTGGACTGGTCACTTGATACACGTTGCTATACCAGAATCTCGTGGTATTCATGTAGGTTGGGATAACTTCTTGTCTACCCCACCACACCCAAGTGGCTTAACACCGTTCTTTACTCTTAACTGGGGGGCATACGCGCAAAATCCCGATACGCCAGCCCATGTATTTAATAGTACTCAAGGGGCAGGAACAGCAATTCTCACCTTTTTGGGTGGTTTCCATCCCCAGACTCAATCTTTGTGGTTGACGGATATGGCGCATCACCATTTGGCGATCGCTGTCATCTTCATTGTTGCGGGTCACATGTACCGGACTAATTGGGGTATCGGTCACAGCATCAAAGAGATGATGGACTCCAAGGACTTCTACGGTAATAAAGTTGATGGCCCGTTCAACTTACCCCACCAAGGACTGTACGAAACCGTTAATAACTCTTTGCATTTTCAACTGTCTTTGGCACTAGCTTGTTTGGGTGTAGCGAGTTCCTTTGCGGCGCAGCACATGTATTCCATGCCGCCTTATGCGTTTATCGCTAAGGACTTTACCACAATGGCGGCACTATACACACACCATCAATACATTGCTGGTTTCTTGATGGTAGGGGCGTTTTCCCACGCGGCGATCTTCTGGATTAAGGACTATGACCCAGAACAGAATCGAGGGAATGTTCTAGAGCGGGTACTCAAGCACAAAGAAGCGATTATTTCTCATCTTAGCTGGGTATCGATGTTCTTGGGCTTCCATACTTTGGGTTTGTACGTCCACAATGATGTAGAAGTAGCCTTTGGGGCGGCTGACAAACAAATATTGATTGAGCCTGTATTTGCTCAGTTTATCCAGTCGGCTAACGGTAAGCTGTTGTATGGGTTTAACACTTTGCTGTCAAATCCACATAGTATTGCTTCCACAGCATGGCCCAATCATGGCAATGTCTGGTTGCCAGGTTGGTTGGATGCAATTAACAGCGGCACCAATTCGTTATTCCTGACAATTGGCCCTGGTGATTTTTATGTACATCATGCGATCGCTCTCGGTTTGCATGTCACCACCCTCATCTTAGTCAAAGGTGCATTGGATGCTCGCGGTAGTAAGCTGATGCCGGATAAAAAAGACTTTGGCTATGCTTTCCCCTGCGATGGACCAGGACGGGGTGGCACTTGCGATATTTCTGCGTGGGATACTTCCTACCTCGCCATGTTTTGGATGCTTAACACCCTTGGTTGGGTCACTTTCTACTGGCACTGGAAACATCTTTGCGTCTGGCAAGGCAATGTCGCTCAGTTCAACGAAAACTCGACCTATCTCATGGGCTGGTTCCGAGACTACCTTTGGGCGAACTCCGCACAGTTAATTAATGGCTATAATCCTTACGGCACAAATAACTTAGCCGTTTGGGCTTGGATGTTCCTCTTTGGACACCTAGCTTGGGCTGTTAGCTTCATGTTCCTGATTACCTGGCGGGGTTACTGGCAAGAATTAATCGAAACCTTAGCCTGGGCGCACGAACAGACTCCACTATCTTTTGGCTACTGGAGAGATAAGCCCGTTGCTTTGTCAATTGTTCAAGCTCGTTTAGTCGGCTTAACTCACTTTACTGTTGGTTATATCGCAACCTATGGGGCTTTCTTAATTGCCTCAACAGCAGGGAAGTTTGGTTAA
- a CDS encoding GDYXXLXY domain-containing protein — MTNTSSESKNKPLSPEAEFSSKVTFRDYLIATEQKSNKPLPFWRLLAPLALQTGLIMAVPAQAVYTDVTGKTVILQTVPVDPNNVLEGNTLALDYNISRTSTLSRLPGWQTLVSKGRGSGRRLPEGTNIYVTLQEQLSSGSGVPRAWRPLRVSSDRPTTLRANQVALKGVYQDGSVNYGLETYYIPENQRQQIRNDLQAQRVRRGQVPPIVVKAKVDPQGKAVPVSMWVRDRNYRF, encoded by the coding sequence ATGACGAATACCTCTTCTGAATCTAAGAATAAACCCTTGTCTCCCGAAGCCGAATTTTCTAGTAAGGTGACTTTTCGGGATTACTTGATCGCAACTGAACAAAAATCGAATAAGCCCTTACCTTTTTGGCGGTTACTAGCTCCCCTGGCGCTGCAAACAGGACTAATTATGGCAGTACCAGCCCAAGCGGTTTATACAGATGTCACAGGTAAAACGGTGATTTTGCAAACCGTACCTGTAGACCCTAACAATGTGTTAGAAGGTAACACCTTAGCCTTAGATTACAACATATCCCGTACATCAACTTTAAGTAGACTACCTGGTTGGCAAACATTAGTCAGCAAAGGTCGTGGAAGTGGCAGAAGATTGCCTGAAGGAACCAATATCTACGTGACTTTACAAGAGCAGCTATCCTCAGGTAGTGGTGTTCCGAGAGCTTGGAGACCGTTACGAGTAAGTAGCGATCGCCCCACAACTCTTAGAGCCAACCAAGTAGCCTTAAAAGGTGTTTATCAGGATGGCTCTGTTAACTACGGCTTGGAAACATATTACATCCCAGAAAACCAACGCCAGCAGATTCGGAACGACTTGCAAGCCCAACGCGTCCGCAGAGGACAAGTACCACCCATTGTGGTGAAGGCAAAAGTAGACCCTCAGGGTAAAGCAGTTCCAGTTAGTATGTGGGTGCGCGATCGCAACTATCGCTTTTAA
- a CDS encoding RsmB/NOP family class I SAM-dependent RNA methyltransferase, translating to MEKPSNLLLKVSRRLFANLDEQEKFIEALMNPQPFSPSILWCQEKPDISPLAVETPTSWQPQFIDRLSLGEKPGQHPLHEKGYFYCLDFSSVFAATTLLAISQSVYVVFDMCAAPGGKSIFAWRALQPELLISNEVIGKRLGMLISNLKRCQINPSAVVNRDSSIFAQMFPDSSNLVIVDAPCTGQSLLAKGEKAPGCFHPTAINKSANRQKRIIANSAKLVSPQGYLAYMTCTYSPEENEQVCEWFLERFPHFQAIEISLLAQYQSHLTTMPCYRMFPQDRLGAGAFTVLFKNTNEDGEEPQKPDLNTISSLYIYQNIQKSS from the coding sequence ATGGAAAAACCTTCTAATTTATTACTTAAAGTCTCGCGGCGTTTGTTCGCTAATCTTGATGAGCAAGAAAAATTTATCGAGGCTTTAATGAATCCTCAGCCTTTTTCACCTAGTATTCTTTGGTGTCAAGAAAAGCCAGATATTTCGCCTTTGGCAGTAGAAACACCAACCTCTTGGCAACCACAATTTATAGACCGCTTATCTCTGGGAGAAAAACCTGGTCAACATCCTCTCCATGAAAAAGGATATTTCTATTGTTTAGATTTTTCTTCGGTGTTTGCAGCTACTACTTTGTTAGCTATTTCTCAGTCAGTGTATGTAGTTTTTGATATGTGTGCCGCACCAGGAGGTAAAAGTATCTTTGCTTGGAGAGCTTTACAACCTGAATTACTCATTAGTAATGAAGTTATTGGCAAACGTTTGGGAATGCTAATTTCTAATTTGAAGCGTTGCCAGATTAATCCTAGTGCAGTAGTTAATAGAGATTCGAGTATATTTGCCCAAATGTTTCCAGACTCTAGCAATTTAGTAATCGTAGATGCTCCTTGCACCGGACAATCTTTACTTGCTAAAGGCGAAAAAGCACCTGGATGTTTTCACCCAACTGCTATTAACAAGAGTGCAAATCGACAAAAGCGGATTATAGCTAACTCTGCTAAACTGGTTTCACCTCAAGGCTATCTTGCGTATATGACTTGTACATATTCTCCTGAAGAAAATGAGCAAGTTTGTGAATGGTTTTTAGAACGCTTCCCCCATTTTCAAGCGATAGAAATTAGCCTTTTAGCTCAATATCAATCGCATTTAACTACCATGCCTTGTTATCGGATGTTTCCTCAAGATAGGTTAGGTGCTGGTGCATTTACAGTATTGTTTAAAAATACTAATGAGGATGGGGAGGAGCCGCAAAAACCAGATTTAAATACAATATCTTCGCTGTATATTTACCAAAATATTCAGAAATCAAGTTAG
- a CDS encoding photosystem I reaction center subunit XI: MSNSSDMAETIKQYNEEDIIKPFKGDPCLGNLSTPINDSPLARAFINNLPAYRKGLTPFMRGLEIGMAHGYFLVGPEVVVGPLRESVHGTNLSGLITSIYIALSACLGISIFAITTFQGNPRGAYNSDSKDLLRPLRTREEWSQLNGGIFIGAMGGAIFAYFLLENFDSLDAILRGAVNAS, encoded by the coding sequence ATGTCTAATTCATCTGACATGGCAGAGACGATTAAACAATACAATGAGGAGGATATAATTAAACCTTTTAAAGGAGATCCTTGCCTTGGTAATCTATCCACTCCTATCAATGATTCTCCCTTAGCTAGAGCTTTCATTAATAATTTACCCGCCTACCGTAAAGGGTTAACACCTTTCATGCGGGGGTTAGAAATTGGCATGGCTCATGGTTATTTCCTAGTTGGGCCAGAGGTGGTGGTTGGCCCTCTGCGAGAATCAGTACATGGAACCAATCTCAGTGGATTAATTACCTCCATATATATAGCTTTATCAGCTTGTTTAGGTATTTCAATTTTTGCAATTACTACTTTCCAAGGAAATCCTAGAGGAGCTTATAATTCAGATTCTAAAGACCTGCTTAGACCACTAAGAACTCGTGAAGAATGGAGTCAATTGAATGGTGGAATTTTTATTGGTGCAATGGGTGGCGCGATATTTGCCTACTTCCTACTAGAAAATTTTGATTCTTTAGATGCCATCTTGCGAGGTGCGGTTAACGCTAGTTAA